Part of the Planctomycetota bacterium genome, AGACCTGCCGCCCGAGGCGGCGGGCAAGTACGGCGCTCTGGGAATTGACACGAAAGTGGCGCCGCCCAAAGGCAGCAAGGTCACCGTGGTGATGCGGCCGTCGAAGGATCGCAAGCCGGCGGGGGCGCCCAAGGGCAAGTAGCTGCCCATGCACAGGAGCGTTCGCTGTGCCGAAGCTCGCCGTCAACGTGTACGTCACGCGGGAGATCCCGCAGGCTGGCCTGGACATTGTGCGTGATGCCTGCGAACGAGTGGAGATCAACCCCGAAGATCGCGTGCTGACCCGCCAGGAGTTGCTGGCCGCGGTGCGAGGCCGCGATGGTGTGTTGTGTCTGCTGACCGACACCGTGGACGCGGCCGTGCTGGACGCGGCAAAGGGGTGCCGGGTTTTCGCGAACTACGCGGTAGGCTATAACAACATTGATGTGCCCGCGGCCACGGCCCGGGGCATCGCCGTTACCAACACCCCTGGCGTGCTCACGGACGCGACGGCGGATCTCACCTGGGCATTGCTCTTCGCTACGGCGCGGCGAATCCCCGAGGGGGACCGCTACACGCGCGCCGGGAAGTTCCGGGGTTGGTCGCCCATGCTGCTCCTCGGCGGCGACATCAGCGGCCGCACGTTGGGCATCATCGGAGCGGGGCGCATCGGCACCGCGGTGGCCCTGCGCTCGCGCGGTTTCCGAATGCGCGTGCTCTACTTCGACCGGGCACAGAACGAGGCCCTCGAACAGGCAGTGGGCGCCGAACGCGTGGACCTCGACAGGCTGCTTCGGGAGTCGGACTTCGTCTCCGTGCACGTCAGCCTGGACGAGAGCACGAGGCATCTCATCGGCGCGAGGGAGCTCGGGTTGATGAAGCCCACGGCGTACCTGGTGAACACTTCGCGCGGCCCGGTGGTGGACGAGAACGCCCTTGTGGCGGCACTGCGCGAGCGGCGCATCGCTGGGGCGGGTCTCGACGTCTTCGAGAACGAGCCGGCGCTGGCGCCGGGCCTGACAGGGCTCGACAATGTCGTCATCCCGCCGCACCTCGGCAGCGCCACCATCGCGACCCGCACCCGCATGGCGACCCTGGCCGCCACCAATCTTGTGGCCGCGCTGCGAGGCGAGCGGCCGCCGAACATCGTGAACCCGGAGGTGCTGGCGTGACGGAGCGATCGCGGCGCGTTGCCATCTATGACACCACGCTGCGCGATGGGGCCCAGGCCGAGAAGGTCACCTTCTCGCTTGTGGACAAGGTGGCCATCGCCCACAGGCTCGATGAGTTCGGCGTGGACTACATCGAGGGGGGCTACCCCCTGTCGAACCCCAAGGACTCCGCGTTCTTCGACGAGATTCGGAAGCGGCCGCTGCGGCGCGCCCAGGTGGTCGCATTCGGGAACACGCGCAGGGCCAAGACATCGGCCGAGCGCGACGAGGGGCTGCGCACCCTCGTCGCGGCGGGCACGGCGGTGGTGGCCATCGTGGGGAAGAGCTGGGACCTGCACGTGCGCGAGGTGTTGCGGGTCCCGCTCGAGGAGAATCTGGCGATGATCGCCGACTCTGTGGCCTGTCTGGCGGCGCAGGGGCGGCGCGTGTTTTTCGACGCGGAGCATTTCTTCGACGGGTTCCGCCACAACCGCGACTATGCGCTCGCCTGCGTGCGGGCGGCCCAGGAGGCGGGGGCCGAGACACTGGTGCTGTGCGACACGAACGGTGGGTCGCTCACGGGCGACGTGCGGGAGATCGTGCGGCAGGTGCGCGCCGTATCGCGGGCGGAGCTGGGCATTCACGTGCACAACGACGCGGGGCTGGCCGTGGCCAACACGCTGGCGGCGGTGGAGGAGGGGGCGGGGCAGGTGCAGGGGACCATCAACGGGATCGGCGAGCGGTGCGGAAATGTGGACCTGTGCAGCGTGATCCCCAACCTCGCGCTGAAGATGGGGCGCGAGGTGCTGGTGCCGGGCGCCCTGTCGCACCTCACGCATCTGTCGCGCTTCGTGTACCAGGTGGCCAACCTGGGCCTGCCGCTGCACCAGCCGTACGTAGGCGCCAATGCGTTCGCCCACAAGGGCGGGCTGCATGTGGACGCCATGCAGAAGAACGCGCTTACCTACGAGCACGTGGACCCGAAGGTAGTGGGGAACGAGCGGCGGATTCTGATCTCGGAACTCTCCGGCACGGCTGCGATCATGGCCAAGGCGCGCAAGCTCGACAACCGCATTGACAAGGCGACCAGCCGCCGCATCCTGGAGGCCGTGCAGAAACTCGAGAACGAGGGCTACGAGTTCGAGGCCGCCGAGGCGTCGTTCCAGCTCCTCGTGCGCAAGGCGCTCGGCACCCACCGCACGTTCTTCGACCTGTTGGGTTTCCGCGTCATCGTCGAGAAGCGCGGCGGCGATAGGGCGCCGATCAGCGAAGCGACGGTGAAACTCACCGTTAACGGGCAGCCCCGCCTCACCGTGGGGGAGGGCGACGGCCCCGTACACGCGCTCGACGTGGCGCTGCGAGCGGCGCTCGACGACTTCTACCCCGTTCTCAAGGGCATCCGGCTGGTGGACTACAAGGTGCGGATCGTGAACCCCAAGGCTGCCACGGCCGCCCGCACTTGTGTGGTCATCGAGTCGACCGATGGCGAAGACGTCTGGGGCACGGTGGGCGTGAGCGACAACATCATCGAGGCGTCGTGGCAGGCACTGGTAGACAGCATCGAGTTCGCG contains:
- the cimA gene encoding citramalate synthase, coding for MTERSRRVAIYDTTLRDGAQAEKVTFSLVDKVAIAHRLDEFGVDYIEGGYPLSNPKDSAFFDEIRKRPLRRAQVVAFGNTRRAKTSAERDEGLRTLVAAGTAVVAIVGKSWDLHVREVLRVPLEENLAMIADSVACLAAQGRRVFFDAEHFFDGFRHNRDYALACVRAAQEAGAETLVLCDTNGGSLTGDVREIVRQVRAVSRAELGIHVHNDAGLAVANTLAAVEEGAGQVQGTINGIGERCGNVDLCSVIPNLALKMGREVLVPGALSHLTHLSRFVYQVANLGLPLHQPYVGANAFAHKGGLHVDAMQKNALTYEHVDPKVVGNERRILISELSGTAAIMAKARKLDNRIDKATSRRILEAVQKLENEGYEFEAAEASFQLLVRKALGTHRTFFDLLGFRVIVEKRGGDRAPISEATVKLTVNGQPRLTVGEGDGPVHALDVALRAALDDFYPVLKGIRLVDYKVRIVNPKAATAARTCVVIESTDGEDVWGTVGVSDNIIEASWQALVDSIEFALLREAQGEEAAPER
- a CDS encoding D-glycerate dehydrogenase, which codes for MPKLAVNVYVTREIPQAGLDIVRDACERVEINPEDRVLTRQELLAAVRGRDGVLCLLTDTVDAAVLDAAKGCRVFANYAVGYNNIDVPAATARGIAVTNTPGVLTDATADLTWALLFATARRIPEGDRYTRAGKFRGWSPMLLLGGDISGRTLGIIGAGRIGTAVALRSRGFRMRVLYFDRAQNEALEQAVGAERVDLDRLLRESDFVSVHVSLDESTRHLIGARELGLMKPTAYLVNTSRGPVVDENALVAALRERRIAGAGLDVFENEPALAPGLTGLDNVVIPPHLGSATIATRTRMATLAATNLVAALRGERPPNIVNPEVLA